GTTTTTTAGCAATTGCCAACATTTCTTCTGTAGCAGCCATCTCTAGATTGAGTTTTGTTTTTATAGTTTCTTTCAAAAGGAATACGTCCCTATCTTGTATATGTCTTCTATCCTCTCTTAGATGAACTGTAATTGAATCTGCCCCCCCTAATTCAGCTAAAAAAGCAAATTGAACAGGGTCTGGCTCTACAGTTTTCCTTGCTTGCCTTACATTTGCAATATGGTCTATGTTTACTCCTAAAGTAGTCATAATTTCAAAATTTTAGTTTCTAGACAATCTAGTAACCGCCCAATAATAGCTAATAAAAAATTACAAACACTTAAATTATTAATATATAGTTAATTGAATTTGAAGAAAAAATCCGAAAATATTTGGTATAAAATCAACCCAGTATTGGGATTCTTTGCAATGTTCTTTACTCAAGACATTGTTTTGAGAATTTTTTTTAGTAAAAAGAAAATAATTAATAATGATTTTTCTATACCCATAAATTCCTCGATTATTTTAGCTCCAACCCACAGATCAAGATGGGACGGTCTCGTCCTCACTATGGCAATGGGTAGAAGGGTAACCAAAAAGGATTGCAGGTTTATGGTTACTAAATCAGAAATGAGAGGAATACAAGGTTGGTTTTTAAAAAGACTTGGATGTTTTTCGATAAATCAATTATCGCCATCCCTCTCAACGTTAAAATACGCTGTTAATCTTATAGAAAAAGGTGAACAATTAGTTGTTTTCCCGGAAGGGAAAATTAATAAATATGGGAAAAAATTAGTCCTCAAAGAAGGATTATATAGATTAGCTCGATTAGCTACAAAAAAAACAAAATCAATAATTATAATACCAATCGGAATTGCCTATAGTAAGGTTACTCCAAAATTTAGGAGCGAATTTTGTTTATCCTTTGGAAAACCGATAGCAATTAATGAATTTTTAAATATTAATATTAAAGAATTTAATGAATTTCTAAATGAACAAATTATCAAAGAAGAGGAAATTGCATTAAAAAATGTCGGTAGATGAATACCCAATAAGTTAGTATTAATTTTAATAATTAAATGAGAATATGAAATTCTTAAAATTAATTCCAATTTTATTTATATTTTTAGGGAATTTTCCTTATAAAAATTTAGTTTATGCAGAAGTAAAGAACCCAAATGACTTTAAAGTACTTTCAAAGTATAGTAAAACGCTCTCTATCTCAAACGTAGAATATTACATAAAAGAAGGCGATAAACTTATAAAAAATGGTGATTTTGGTAAAGCTAAAGATTCCTATCTAGATGCAAGGAAATTAGCAAAGCAACTTGCATCATTTTACTCCGATCTAAATACAGCCTTCAAAGGAGTTGATGCAAGAATACCAAACGAAATGCAAAGGAAAGGTAAGGAAACACTTAGGATTCTGGCAGAATCAAATGAAAGGTTAGCAGCTGTTTATATAAAAGATGAAGAACCTGAAGTGGCTGTCCCTCTACTTATTGAAATAATCAGAATAATGTCTCCTAATAGTTCAGAAGGTAAAGAAGCTTACCAAACCTTAATTCAACTAGGATTTGTCGATACGAAATATAAGGGGTAATTAAACTTAATTATGATTACGAAAACAGAAGTTATTAATCTAATCACTAATAAAATTCCTAGCTCACAAGTTTTTGTTGAAAACATAAAGGGAAATGATCATTTGCAGG
The window above is part of the Prochlorococcus marinus CUG1415 genome. Proteins encoded here:
- a CDS encoding lysophospholipid acyltransferase family protein; translated protein: MFFTQDIVLRIFFSKKKIINNDFSIPINSSIILAPTHRSRWDGLVLTMAMGRRVTKKDCRFMVTKSEMRGIQGWFLKRLGCFSINQLSPSLSTLKYAVNLIEKGEQLVVFPEGKINKYGKKLVLKEGLYRLARLATKKTKSIIIIPIGIAYSKVTPKFRSEFCLSFGKPIAINEFLNINIKEFNEFLNEQIIKEEEIALKNVGR